In Hyphomicrobiales bacterium, a genomic segment contains:
- a CDS encoding L,D-transpeptidase has product MSNTKKISLLSRRAFAGGSLASVAVLAGCQTTNLTAQGPAVVGSKRYHALAYAAKPDEKFPLPLIDTGKIDPKLLRQRVDYKTKEKPGTVVVEPHNHYLYLVEANGKALRYGVGVGRAGFGWSGRARIGFKREWPTWTPPAAMIRREPQLKKWAKGMPPSLTNPLGARALYIYQGGRDTLYRIHGTNSPSSIGKSLSSGCIRLWNQDIVDLYKRVNVGARLVVIG; this is encoded by the coding sequence ATGTCAAATACTAAGAAAATTAGCCTACTATCACGCCGTGCTTTTGCTGGTGGTAGTTTAGCATCAGTAGCCGTTTTAGCTGGCTGCCAAACGACGAATTTAACAGCTCAAGGACCGGCAGTAGTCGGTTCAAAGAGATATCATGCGCTTGCATATGCGGCAAAACCAGATGAAAAATTCCCGTTACCACTGATTGATACGGGGAAAATAGATCCGAAGTTACTGCGTCAGCGCGTCGATTATAAGACGAAGGAAAAACCTGGAACTGTTGTTGTGGAGCCGCATAACCACTACCTTTATCTCGTGGAAGCCAATGGAAAAGCGTTGCGTTATGGCGTTGGTGTTGGCCGCGCAGGGTTTGGATGGTCAGGACGTGCACGCATAGGTTTTAAACGTGAATGGCCAACTTGGACACCGCCTGCTGCGATGATCCGCCGTGAGCCTCAGTTGAAAAAATGGGCTAAAGGCATGCCGCCAAGCTTAACAAATCCACTTGGTGCGCGGGCGCTCTATATCTACCAAGGTGGTCGCGACACATTGTATCGCATCCATGGTACAAACAGCCCAAGCAGCATCGGCAAATCACTTTCAAGCGGCTGTATCCGACTATGGAATCAGGACATTGTTGACCTTTACAAGCGTGTTAATGTTGGAGCACGTCTCGTTGTGATTGGTTGA
- a CDS encoding acyl-CoA dehydrogenase family protein codes for MFENSQDEHHEIRMQVAKLCQKFSGDYWRKLDSERAYPQEFVQALTSAGYLSALIPEEYGGAGLPLSGAAAILEEIQLQGANGAACHAQMYIMGALLRHGSKEQKQRYLPDIASGKKRLQAFGVTEPTSGTDTTSIKTFARREGDNYIISGQKIWTSRAEYSDLMLLLARTTAKDQTVKRSDGLSVFIVDMNEAKNNGMTIRPIRTMMNHATTEVFFDEVKVPVENLVGVEGKGFRYILSGMNAERILIAAECVGDAKWFIEKATDYANERKVFDRPIGQNQGIQFPIAKAYAALRAAELMVHKAAKLFEAGEDCGEESNIAKMLAADAAWEAANVCVQTHGGFGFAEEYDIERKFRETRLYQVAPISTNLILSYLSEHVLGLPRSY; via the coding sequence ATGTTTGAAAATAGCCAAGACGAACATCATGAAATTCGCATGCAAGTTGCAAAACTTTGCCAAAAATTTTCAGGTGATTACTGGAGGAAACTGGACAGTGAACGCGCTTATCCGCAGGAATTTGTACAGGCCCTGACCAGTGCTGGTTACTTGTCGGCTTTAATACCTGAAGAATATGGCGGTGCTGGACTTCCCTTAAGTGGGGCTGCGGCAATTTTGGAAGAAATTCAGCTGCAAGGCGCTAATGGTGCAGCATGCCATGCTCAAATGTACATCATGGGCGCTCTGCTTCGTCATGGCAGTAAGGAACAAAAGCAACGGTATCTTCCAGATATTGCTAGCGGCAAAAAGCGCTTGCAGGCCTTTGGTGTCACTGAGCCAACAAGCGGCACTGATACTACGTCGATCAAAACTTTTGCGCGTAGAGAGGGTGATAATTATATCATCAGTGGTCAGAAAATATGGACCAGCCGCGCGGAATATTCTGACCTGATGTTGCTGCTTGCCCGCACCACGGCGAAAGACCAGACAGTGAAACGCTCTGATGGGCTTTCAGTCTTTATAGTCGATATGAATGAAGCCAAAAATAACGGGATGACCATTCGCCCTATCCGTACAATGATGAATCACGCCACCACCGAAGTTTTCTTTGATGAGGTGAAAGTACCGGTTGAAAATCTTGTCGGTGTCGAGGGCAAAGGTTTTAGGTATATTTTATCTGGTATGAACGCTGAACGAATTTTAATCGCGGCGGAATGCGTCGGAGATGCAAAGTGGTTTATTGAAAAAGCGACGGATTATGCAAATGAACGCAAGGTTTTTGATCGCCCTATCGGACAGAATCAAGGCATCCAGTTTCCTATTGCAAAAGCTTATGCGGCGCTGCGGGCAGCAGAATTAATGGTTCATAAGGCCGCCAAATTGTTTGAAGCTGGTGAGGATTGCGGTGAAGAATCCAATATAGCAAAAATGCTGGCAGCAGATGCTGCCTGGGAGGCGGCGAATGTGTGCGTACAAACCCATGGCGGCTTTGGGTTTGCTGAAGAATATGATATCGAGCGAAAATTTCGAGAAACGCGGCTTTATCAAGTAGCTCCTATTTCAACAAATTTGATTTTATCCTATCTGTCGGAACATGTTTTGGGCCTGCCAAGATCATATTAG
- a CDS encoding MAPEG family protein, with amino-acid sequence MTTEIYWLILTTLMTAIFWLPYVLNRIVVRGLLRAMGNPLATDKPHSPWAERALAAHTNAVENLVIFAALILAGHAVGVSNAVTEGAAVIYFLARLAHFVVYVFGIPGARTLTFAVSWMCQIAIGLSILGLL; translated from the coding sequence ATGACCACAGAAATTTATTGGCTTATTCTGACGACATTAATGACAGCGATTTTCTGGCTTCCTTATGTTTTGAACCGTATCGTTGTGCGCGGTTTATTACGAGCAATGGGCAATCCATTAGCGACAGATAAGCCGCATTCGCCTTGGGCTGAAAGAGCCTTGGCTGCTCACACAAATGCTGTTGAAAATTTGGTTATATTTGCAGCCCTTATACTGGCAGGACATGCTGTCGGTGTTTCAAATGCTGTGACAGAGGGTGCTGCAGTGATTTATTTCTTAGCGCGTCTTGCTCATTTTGTGGTCTATGTTTTTGGTATTCCTGGTGCACGCACACTCACATTTGCTGTAAGCTGGATGTGTCAGATAGCTATTGGCCTTTCTATTTTAGGCTTGCTTTAA
- a CDS encoding MmgE/PrpD family protein, which yields MTHDISITESIIQLTNMKHIPVESIAVMRLSMLDWLGVALAGKDEPVSRNIRKFALSEAGASQASLIGTRHKLPARAAALVNGTTSHALDYDDTHFAHIGHPSVAILPAAFAIAEMIGASRQSTLEAALVGCEASCRIGMWLGRDHYQHGFHQTASAGTFGATIAASRLLGLSHATIQHALGLASTRASGLKSQFGTMGKPFHAGMAASNGVEAALLAKGGFISQVDGLEGPQGFGPTHAGENKSFDEPRNSFVFDSIQHKFHACCHGTHATLEALDALAAQHTIDLNKIANIEITVHSRWLTVCDIKKPTTGLEAKFSYCVTAAAKLAGYNTGALDTFSDELCSMPEILKIAEKVMVKTDDTLPETAAGVSIQLNSGENLRRDHDLDQLLDYKVREEKIMNKVGALIGFEKMQRIWELLNRPASYDHPFNLEILLGA from the coding sequence ATGACGCATGACATATCGATAACCGAATCCATCATTCAGTTGACTAATATGAAACATATTCCCGTTGAAAGCATCGCCGTCATGCGCTTGTCTATGCTTGATTGGTTAGGTGTTGCGTTAGCGGGTAAGGATGAGCCTGTGAGCCGGAATATTAGAAAATTTGCACTTAGTGAAGCAGGTGCTTCGCAAGCAAGTTTGATAGGTACGCGCCATAAACTTCCCGCTCGCGCTGCCGCCCTTGTGAATGGCACTACTTCGCACGCGCTTGATTATGATGACACGCATTTTGCCCATATTGGACACCCGAGCGTTGCCATACTACCCGCTGCCTTCGCTATTGCAGAAATGATCGGAGCAAGTAGACAATCAACTCTTGAGGCCGCATTGGTTGGCTGTGAAGCCAGTTGCCGTATTGGGATGTGGCTTGGGCGTGATCATTATCAACATGGGTTTCATCAAACGGCGAGTGCTGGTACTTTTGGAGCCACAATCGCGGCATCAAGGTTGCTTGGCTTATCACATGCGACAATACAACATGCGCTGGGCCTTGCTAGCACCCGCGCGTCAGGTTTGAAATCCCAATTTGGCACCATGGGCAAACCCTTCCATGCGGGCATGGCAGCATCAAACGGAGTTGAAGCTGCACTTCTGGCTAAGGGTGGATTTATATCTCAAGTTGATGGATTGGAAGGGCCGCAAGGTTTTGGTCCAACCCATGCTGGTGAAAATAAATCCTTCGATGAGCCGCGAAATAGTTTTGTGTTCGATTCTATTCAACATAAATTTCATGCCTGCTGTCATGGCACGCACGCGACATTGGAAGCACTTGATGCGCTCGCTGCTCAACATACTATCGACTTAAACAAAATCGCGAACATCGAAATCACCGTACATTCTCGCTGGCTGACGGTCTGCGATATTAAAAAGCCGACAACAGGACTGGAAGCTAAGTTTAGTTATTGCGTTACGGCGGCCGCGAAACTTGCTGGTTACAACACGGGTGCTTTGGACACATTTTCAGATGAGCTGTGCTCGATGCCTGAGATTTTAAAAATTGCTGAAAAAGTGATGGTTAAGACGGATGATACCCTACCGGAGACAGCGGCGGGCGTATCTATCCAACTGAATTCAGGCGAAAACCTGCGGCGAGATCATGATCTCGATCAGCTGTTAGATTATAAAGTGCGTGAAGAAAAAATTATGAACAAGGTGGGTGCTCTCATAGGGTTTGAGAAAATGCAGCGAATTTGGGAGCTGCTTAATAGACCTGCATCATATGATCACCCGTTTAACTTGGAAATTTTACTAGGCGCGTAA
- a CDS encoding acetyl-CoA carboxylase carboxyltransferase subunit alpha, producing MMKYLEFEKPVADLAGKVQELLALGDDGDAVGIKDEIARLEAKADQALADIYGKLTPWQKTLVARHPDRPHFSHYAAGLIEDFMPLSGDRKFGDDEAIIAGIGRFRGQSVAVMGHERGHDTETRIRHNFGSARPEGYRKAVRIMEMADRFSLPVISLVDTAGAYPGVGAEERGQAEAIARSTDACLSLGVPNIAVIVGEGGSGGAIAIATCNCVMMLENSIYSVISPEGAASILWRDSARAKDAASTMKITSEDLSSLGVIDSVISEPIGGAHREPTQTIHQVGNAIEASLKELSGLSPDELRQHRRDRFLDIGKNL from the coding sequence ATGATGAAATATCTCGAATTTGAAAAACCTGTCGCAGACCTTGCTGGTAAAGTACAAGAACTGCTTGCCCTTGGTGATGATGGCGATGCTGTTGGCATCAAAGATGAGATCGCAAGACTTGAAGCAAAAGCAGATCAGGCGCTCGCTGATATCTATGGAAAGCTTACACCGTGGCAAAAGACTCTAGTCGCGCGGCACCCTGATAGGCCACATTTCTCTCATTATGCAGCTGGCTTAATCGAAGATTTTATGCCTCTTTCTGGCGACAGGAAATTCGGTGATGATGAAGCTATTATTGCAGGGATTGGCCGTTTCCGTGGCCAGTCTGTAGCTGTTATGGGCCATGAGCGTGGCCACGATACAGAAACCCGTATTCGCCATAACTTTGGCTCCGCCCGTCCTGAAGGCTACCGCAAGGCAGTTCGGATTATGGAAATGGCTGACCGGTTTTCTTTACCTGTTATCTCTCTCGTTGATACGGCGGGTGCTTACCCTGGTGTGGGCGCAGAGGAACGTGGCCAAGCAGAAGCGATTGCTCGCTCAACAGATGCTTGCCTTTCACTTGGTGTTCCCAATATAGCCGTGATCGTTGGAGAAGGTGGATCTGGTGGTGCGATTGCTATTGCCACATGCAACTGCGTTATGATGCTTGAAAATTCCATTTATAGTGTGATTTCCCCAGAAGGAGCGGCTTCTATTTTATGGCGCGATTCTGCACGCGCAAAAGATGCCGCAAGCACAATGAAAATCACGTCGGAGGATCTTTCCTCTCTTGGTGTTATTGATTCCGTCATTTCTGAACCAATTGGGGGCGCCCACCGCGAGCCAACCCAGACGATCCATCAAGTTGGTAATGCGATTGAGGCGTCTTTAAAAGAACTCTCAGGTCTTTCCCCTGATGAGCTGCGTCAGCATCGTCGTGATCGGTTCCTTGATATAGGTAAAAACCTCTAA
- a CDS encoding DM13 domain-containing protein, whose protein sequence is MFKKLIVAIALIIGVSAVSIGASTEPALAKKATSAEQSGTFEGRSDHITTGGVSVVKLNTGYVVILEKDFSLDGAPAPTIGFGKDGAYDKAAEFSKLASKDGLQVYAVPANINPADFNEFYIWCSQFDVPLGVAALK, encoded by the coding sequence ATGTTTAAGAAACTTATCGTAGCAATCGCTTTGATCATTGGTGTCAGCGCAGTTTCAATTGGTGCATCCACCGAACCTGCCCTCGCAAAAAAGGCAACGTCAGCGGAACAGTCCGGCACATTTGAAGGCCGCAGCGATCATATAACAACGGGTGGCGTTTCTGTTGTGAAGCTGAATACTGGTTATGTTGTAATCTTAGAAAAAGACTTTAGTCTTGATGGTGCACCAGCACCAACAATAGGCTTTGGTAAAGATGGCGCCTATGACAAGGCAGCAGAATTTTCTAAATTGGCATCAAAAGATGGTCTACAAGTCTATGCTGTGCCTGCAAACATTAATCCGGCCGACTTCAACGAATTTTATATTTGGTGCTCACAATTCGACGTCCCACTTGGCGTTGCAGCTCTTAAATAA
- a CDS encoding TetR/AcrR family transcriptional regulator, producing the protein MARTREFDALAAVSAVEGIFWEKGYDGTSYADLTKATGLGKGSIYAAFGNKKSLYIKALENYIMREVEALGALILQKYENDPSQWRACLMDFFNVAIDAVQKRQDRRGCFLCNAAVDLAPYDKEVEATVMEALGKVKSALSVVLEHNVEEQKRDGIAEYILSIYLGMRVMAKAGTTPAQLTVVRDTTIASL; encoded by the coding sequence ATGGCAAGGACGAGAGAATTTGATGCATTGGCTGCTGTAAGCGCTGTTGAGGGTATTTTCTGGGAAAAAGGGTATGATGGAACTTCTTATGCCGATTTGACCAAAGCCACAGGGCTTGGCAAAGGCAGTATTTATGCCGCTTTCGGCAATAAAAAATCTCTCTACATAAAGGCGCTTGAAAATTATATCATGCGCGAAGTTGAGGCGCTTGGCGCCCTAATCTTACAAAAATACGAAAATGACCCGTCACAATGGCGTGCATGTTTGATGGATTTTTTCAATGTCGCCATTGATGCCGTTCAAAAACGACAAGACCGTCGCGGGTGTTTTCTGTGCAATGCTGCCGTTGATCTCGCGCCCTATGACAAAGAAGTCGAAGCAACGGTAATGGAGGCATTGGGCAAAGTTAAGTCGGCCTTATCTGTCGTACTGGAACACAACGTCGAAGAGCAAAAGCGAGACGGGATAGCTGAATATATTCTCTCGATTTATCTTGGCATGCGTGTGATGGCGAAAGCGGGCACCACGCCAGCGCAATTAACGGTGGTGCGCGACACAACAATAGCCAGCCTCTAA
- a CDS encoding site-specific tyrosine recombinase XerD, with the protein MTDSSRVELFLEMLSAERGAAQNTLESYARDLSSYSGFLKARRTIMDKAGSEDIRAYLASCSDEGLAASSVARRLSAIRQLHKFLFAEGLRKDDPTGPIDAPKQGRPLPKILSEEEVTALIEGAQSLAAQSKGSDAEKLRQARLYTMLEVIYATGLRVSELVSLPARAVGREHRFLSVVGKGSKERMVPLTDSARDAMGHYLERVQMYRKAPSKWLFPSSGKSGHFTRQAFGRDLKDLAIGIGIEPSKVSPHVMRHAFASHLLHHGADLRAVQQLLGHADISTTQIYTHVLDERLRALVEGHHPLSDSSL; encoded by the coding sequence GTGACGGACAGCAGCCGAGTGGAATTATTCCTCGAAATGCTCAGCGCTGAACGAGGTGCTGCACAAAATACTCTTGAAAGTTATGCTCGCGATTTAAGCTCCTATAGCGGCTTTTTAAAAGCGAGACGCACGATCATGGATAAAGCAGGAAGCGAGGATATTCGCGCTTATCTTGCTTCTTGTTCTGATGAAGGGTTAGCGGCTTCTTCGGTTGCGCGGCGGTTGTCTGCGATTAGACAATTGCATAAATTTCTTTTCGCAGAAGGATTGCGAAAAGATGATCCGACCGGACCAATAGATGCCCCTAAACAAGGGCGCCCTCTGCCTAAAATTTTATCGGAAGAAGAGGTGACAGCGCTTATTGAGGGTGCACAATCTCTTGCTGCACAATCAAAGGGCAGTGACGCAGAAAAATTGCGCCAAGCGCGGCTTTATACAATGTTAGAGGTGATTTATGCGACTGGGTTGCGGGTGAGTGAACTCGTTAGCCTACCAGCGCGTGCGGTTGGGCGAGAGCATCGGTTTTTATCTGTTGTTGGCAAAGGCTCAAAAGAGCGCATGGTACCTCTAACCGATAGTGCGCGTGATGCAATGGGGCATTATTTGGAGCGCGTACAGATGTATCGTAAAGCGCCGTCAAAATGGCTGTTTCCATCATCTGGTAAAAGTGGCCATTTCACCCGTCAGGCTTTTGGTCGTGACTTGAAAGATCTTGCAATCGGCATTGGCATTGAGCCATCGAAAGTATCGCCTCATGTGATGCGTCATGCCTTTGCAAGCCACCTTTTGCATCACGGAGCAGATTTGCGAGCGGTTCAGCAGCTGCTAGGCCACGCTGATATTTCAACAACGCAAATTTATACGCATGTTCTTGATGAGCGCCTGCGGGCTTTGGTTGAGGGCCATCACCCCTTGAGTGATTCATCCCTTTAG
- a CDS encoding shikimate kinase gives MKKCIDPNDAYRVRSALNGRNIVFVGMMGSGKSAIGKRLASNLELPFIDADSAIEEAAGMSVADIFESYGEVYFREGERKVIARLMSEGSTVLSTGGGAFMNDETRTLIKEKATSIWLKADFDTLMERVSRKDNRPLLKTDDPEATMRTLLAEREPFYAKADLTVESRNETHEKVVEAVNDALLAHLE, from the coding sequence ATGAAAAAGTGTATTGATCCAAATGACGCTTATCGTGTGCGCAGCGCGCTTAATGGGCGTAACATTGTGTTTGTCGGTATGATGGGTTCTGGCAAGTCAGCGATCGGCAAGCGCTTGGCATCCAATCTAGAATTACCCTTTATTGATGCTGATTCAGCTATTGAAGAAGCCGCAGGCATGTCTGTTGCTGATATTTTTGAATCTTACGGCGAAGTTTATTTCCGTGAGGGCGAACGCAAAGTCATTGCACGTTTAATGAGTGAAGGCTCTACGGTATTATCAACCGGCGGCGGGGCTTTCATGAATGATGAAACCCGTACACTTATTAAAGAAAAAGCGACCTCGATTTGGTTGAAAGCCGACTTTGATACATTAATGGAACGCGTAAGCCGCAAAGATAACCGCCCTCTTTTAAAAACCGACGACCCAGAAGCAACAATGCGCACCCTGCTTGCAGAACGCGAACCCTTTTACGCCAAGGCAGATTTAACCGTTGAATCACGCAATGAAACGCATGAAAAAGTCGTCGAAGCCGTCAATGATGCGCTCCTTGCTCACCTTGAATAG
- a CDS encoding histidine kinase — MPSLFKFLFTILLLAGIGYASMIALAYLVEPNERNMTISVPAKRINP, encoded by the coding sequence ATGCCTAGTCTTTTTAAGTTCCTTTTTACTATTCTTTTGCTGGCTGGGATTGGCTATGCCAGCATGATTGCTCTTGCTTATTTGGTTGAGCCGAATGAACGAAATATGACAATTTCTGTTCCTGCTAAACGGATTAATCCGTGA